A stretch of Heptranchias perlo isolate sHepPer1 chromosome 36, sHepPer1.hap1, whole genome shotgun sequence DNA encodes these proteins:
- the LOC137304076 gene encoding ferroptosis suppressor protein 1-like isoform X1, whose protein sequence is MGGTISVDENIHVVIVGGGFGGIAAGKQLKSYRIPYTLIDIKDAFHHNPGALRAAVESGFAKKTFISFKETFAENFKQGKVIDIDLENQNVVLESGEIVHFSHLILATGSSGPFPGKFTEPVAMANAIQMYEDLVKKVQEAQRVVVVGGGSAGVEMAAEIKTDYPDKEVILIHSKIPLADVQLLPSVRQGVKEILLKKGVQLQLGQHVTNLQDVVPNETQNDMKLLTDKGLEIIADMVICCTGIRINSSAYSNAFKDQLAENGALKVNEHLQVNGIENVYAIGDCADVKEPKMAYHAVLHGAVAVDNIANSLRKKPLKAYKPGSLTMLLSMGRNDGVGQLYGYHVGKLIVVLAKSRDLLVWKSWREMGQTAPC, encoded by the exons ATGGGAGGGACAATATCTGTGGATGAGAACATCCATGTTGTGATTGTTGGTGGTGGTTTTGGAGGGATTGCAGCAGGAAAACAGCTAAAGTCTTACAGAATTCCATACACATTGATCGATATAAAAGATGCTTTCCATCACAATCCAGGAGCCCTCCGAGCAGCAGTGGAAAGTG GATTTGCAAAGAAAACATTCATATCATTCAAAGAGACATTTGCAGAGAACTTCAAGCAAGGCAAGGTCATTGATATCGATTTAGAAAACCAGAATGTTGTTTTAGAGAGTGGGGAG ATTGTACATTTCTCTCACCTCATATTGGCAACTGGTAGCTCAGGGCCATTCCCTGGAAAATTCACTGAACCTGTTGCGATGGCAAATGCCATTCAGATGTATGAAGATCTAGTGAAAAAG GTTCAGGAAGCTCAGAGAGTTGTTGTGGTAGGAGGTGGTTCTGCTGGTGTGGAAATGGCAGCAGAAATCAAAACCGATTATCCTGACAAAGAG GTCATCTTGATTCATTCAAAGATTCCTTTGGCTGATGTTCAACTTTTACCCAGTGTAAGGCAAGGGGTGAAGGAAATCCTCCTGAAGAAAGGTGTCCAGCTTCAATTAG GACAGCACGTCACTAACCTACAAGACGTAGTGCCGAATGAAACGCAGAATGACATGAAATTGTTGACTGACAAGGGTCTGGAAATCATTGCAGACATGGTCATCTGCTGTACTGGAATAAGGATCAACTCTTCAGCGTATTCAAATGCTTTCA AAGATCAACTTGCTGAGAATGGTGCATTAAAAGTCAATGAGCATCTGCAGGTCAACGGGATAGAAAATGTTTATGCGATAGGAGATTGTGCAGATGTGAAGGAACCTAAAATGGCTTATCATGCTGTACTTCATGGAGCTGTAGCTGTGGATAATATTGCCAACAGTCTTAGAaaaaagcctctgaaagcttacAAACCAG GTTCACTGACAATGCTGTTGTCAATGGGTCGGAACGATGGTGTTGGCCAACTTTATGGTTACCACGTTGGAAAATTGATTGTCGTCTTGGCCAAAAGTAGAGACCTTCTGGTTTGGAAAAGCTGGAGAGAAATGGGTCAAACAGCACCTTGCTGA
- the LOC137304076 gene encoding ferroptosis suppressor protein 1-like isoform X2 translates to MGGTISVDENIHVVIVGGGFGGIAAGKQLKSYRIPYTLIDIKDAFHHNPGALRAAVESGFAKKTFISFKETFAENFKQGKVIDIDLENQNVVLESGEIVHFSHLILATGSSGPFPGKFTEPVAMANAIQMYEDLVKKVQEAQRVVVVGGGSAGVEMAAEIKTDYPDKEVILIHSKIPLADVQLLPSVRQGVKEILLKKGVQLQLEDQLAENGALKVNEHLQVNGIENVYAIGDCADVKEPKMAYHAVLHGAVAVDNIANSLRKKPLKAYKPGSLTMLLSMGRNDGVGQLYGYHVGKLIVVLAKSRDLLVWKSWREMGQTAPC, encoded by the exons ATGGGAGGGACAATATCTGTGGATGAGAACATCCATGTTGTGATTGTTGGTGGTGGTTTTGGAGGGATTGCAGCAGGAAAACAGCTAAAGTCTTACAGAATTCCATACACATTGATCGATATAAAAGATGCTTTCCATCACAATCCAGGAGCCCTCCGAGCAGCAGTGGAAAGTG GATTTGCAAAGAAAACATTCATATCATTCAAAGAGACATTTGCAGAGAACTTCAAGCAAGGCAAGGTCATTGATATCGATTTAGAAAACCAGAATGTTGTTTTAGAGAGTGGGGAG ATTGTACATTTCTCTCACCTCATATTGGCAACTGGTAGCTCAGGGCCATTCCCTGGAAAATTCACTGAACCTGTTGCGATGGCAAATGCCATTCAGATGTATGAAGATCTAGTGAAAAAG GTTCAGGAAGCTCAGAGAGTTGTTGTGGTAGGAGGTGGTTCTGCTGGTGTGGAAATGGCAGCAGAAATCAAAACCGATTATCCTGACAAAGAG GTCATCTTGATTCATTCAAAGATTCCTTTGGCTGATGTTCAACTTTTACCCAGTGTAAGGCAAGGGGTGAAGGAAATCCTCCTGAAGAAAGGTGTCCAGCTTCAATTAG AAGATCAACTTGCTGAGAATGGTGCATTAAAAGTCAATGAGCATCTGCAGGTCAACGGGATAGAAAATGTTTATGCGATAGGAGATTGTGCAGATGTGAAGGAACCTAAAATGGCTTATCATGCTGTACTTCATGGAGCTGTAGCTGTGGATAATATTGCCAACAGTCTTAGAaaaaagcctctgaaagcttacAAACCAG GTTCACTGACAATGCTGTTGTCAATGGGTCGGAACGATGGTGTTGGCCAACTTTATGGTTACCACGTTGGAAAATTGATTGTCGTCTTGGCCAAAAGTAGAGACCTTCTGGTTTGGAAAAGCTGGAGAGAAATGGGTCAAACAGCACCTTGCTGA